Proteins co-encoded in one Cupriavidus nantongensis genomic window:
- a CDS encoding phage tail protein, with protein MLKPNSLRAHLTGANPDLQANPDKLSVFIDQGRLVSTGTASLSCEYRYTVNLVLQDYAGTADAVMLPILAWVKVHQADLLANQQSREKGIRFLVDVLANDRCDLSIEIDLTERVIVKPGTGANANRLEVKHAAEPQLAAPYADEATWALYSGDNLLAEWQVPKVLG; from the coding sequence ATGCTCAAGCCGAATAGCCTGCGCGCCCACCTAACCGGCGCTAATCCCGACCTGCAGGCCAATCCCGACAAGCTGTCGGTCTTCATCGACCAGGGCCGCTTGGTCAGCACCGGCACCGCCTCGCTGTCCTGCGAATACCGCTACACGGTCAACCTGGTGCTGCAGGACTACGCTGGCACGGCCGATGCCGTCATGCTGCCGATCCTGGCCTGGGTCAAGGTGCACCAGGCGGATCTGCTGGCCAACCAGCAGTCGCGCGAAAAGGGCATCCGCTTCCTGGTCGACGTACTCGCCAACGACAGGTGCGACTTGAGCATCGAGATCGACCTGACCGAGCGCGTGATCGTCAAGCCCGGGACAGGGGCCAATGCCAACCGGCTTGAGGTCAAGCATGCGGCCGAGCCGCAGCTGGCCGCGCCCTACGCCGACGAGGCGACCTGGGCGCTATATTCGGGCGACAACCTGCTGGCGGAGTGGCAGGTGCCGAAGGTGCTCGGCTGA
- a CDS encoding tail protein X: MQVRAEQGDTLDLLCYRHLGHTTGVVEAALALNPGIAAHGPILPHGLPVELPESSAAPVIVPTIKLWD; this comes from the coding sequence ATGCAGGTCCGCGCCGAACAGGGCGACACGCTCGATCTGCTGTGCTACCGGCACCTCGGCCACACGACCGGCGTGGTGGAGGCAGCGCTGGCGCTCAATCCCGGCATCGCGGCCCATGGCCCGATCCTGCCGCACGGATTGCCGGTCGAGCTGCCCGAGTCGAGCGCTGCGCCTGTCATCGTCCCGACCATCAAGCTATGGGATTAA